One window from the genome of Epinephelus moara isolate mb chromosome 5, YSFRI_EMoa_1.0, whole genome shotgun sequence encodes:
- the lyl1 gene encoding T-cell acute lymphocytic leukemia protein 1 homolog isoform X2, whose translation MMEKLNPDGPPASPPDLPRPSSSSSSSASSPSCASVEQHSPLQNKTLASSDAISSPHPPNKTGHKGHTDAPSAGSIQSPIATTTVLTSHNSDKAAAPEPIVMETEEEEVEEKRGGPKSTTACAASANGSPTLSSPPPLLPAPAKTSPCPLPPPTSTATFPSSSSPSPLPPHIPVISLGHSKPPLPLPNTPLTALHPIPNLLHGPHGDLRRSQLAGLPVASHGASGGPSAPSPGPLLPQQYLSAHPFFTSSYLGPSGGNYGVINNSRIKRRPSSHFEVEINDCPPQKLARRVFTNSRERWRQQNVNGAFSELRKLIPTHPPDKKLSKNEILRLAVKYINFLVTLLNDQAQDKNRDSTEDEDESTAAELDRNKRNPLFQCNTPPLSHAAPPSSARPATLHRDRDSTDSVIALANSPATSSCYGDTDSEESFGAKTSLVTHGILGKVKGQIRMVAATNDER comes from the exons ATGATGGAGAAGCTGAACCCCGACGGTCCACCTGCCTCACCCCCTGATCTACCTcgcccttcctcctcctcctcttcctccgcctcctccccATCCTGTGCCTCCGTGGAGCAGCACAGTCCCCTCCAGAACAAAACTTTAGCGTCCTCGGATGCTATCAGCAGCCCACATCCACCTAATAAGACAGGGCACAAGGGACACACGGATGCCCCCTCTGCTGGCTCGATTCAGTCCCCCATTGCCACGACGACGGTGTTAACCAGTCACAACTCAGATAAAGCTGCTGCACCTGAGCCCATTGTcatggagacagaggaggaggaggtggaggagaagcgAGGAGGACCGAAGAGCACCACAGCTTGTGCTGCCTCTGCCAACGGGTCCCCAACTCtttcctctccacctccactcCTCCCGGCACCAGCCAAGACCTCCCCGTGTCCTCTACCACCTCCAACCTCCACTGCAACCTTCCCTTCATCTTCATcaccctctcctcttcctccacacaTTCCAGTCATCAGTCTTGGTCACAGCAAACCCCCTCTCCCACTCCCTAATACTCCTTTAACTGCCCTCCACCCAATCCCTAACCTCCTACACGGGCCACATGGGGATCTTCGCCGCAGTCAGCTGGCTGGTTTGCCTGTGGCGAGCCATGGAGCTTCTGGGGGCCCTTCAGCTCCGTCCCCAGGGCCGCTGTTGCCTCAGCAGTACCTGTCTGCACACCCCTTTTTCACCAG TTCATACCTGGGTCCCTCAGGAGGGAACTATGGTGTCATCAACAACAGCCGCATCAAGAGAAGACCCTCGTCACACTTTGAGGTGGAGATCAATGACT GCCCTCCTCAAAAACTCGCTCGCCGTGTCTTCACCAACAGCCGCGAGCGCTGGCGGCAGCAGAACGTGAACGGGGCGTTCTCTGAGCTGAGGAAACTCATTCCCACACACCCACCCGACAAGAAGCTCAGCAAGAATGAAATCCTCCGTCTGGCTGTGAAATACATCAACTTCTTGGTCACTCTGCTCAATGACCAGGCACAGGACAAGAACAGGGACTCGACTGAGGATGAGGACGAGAGCACCGCAGCTGAATTGGACAGAAATAAACGGAACCCTCTTTTTCAGTGCAACACCCCTCCTCTGTCCCACGCCGCCCCACCATCCTCAGCCCGCCCCGCGACGctccacagagacagagactcAACTGACTCAGTCATTGCTCTGGCTAACTCCCCAGCAACATCCAGTTGCTATGGTGACACGGACAGTGAGGAGAGCTTTGGGGCTAAGACCTCTTTGGTGACCCATGGCATTCTGGGAAAGGTCAAGGGTCAGATAAGGATGGTGGCAGCAACAAATGATGAGCGGTGA
- the LOC126390049 gene encoding sialidase-3-like: MGKQHSRMRPKIDRKTVFGSREKEVYRIPALFYDRDGQILMAFAEKRRTSNDNSSVALVMATGKLEKDETTLEVKWSEMKLVSEAQLCGHRPMNPCPVYEKTSKTLFLFFICVEGTVSEQWQRRLGCNKARLCYITTKDAGQSWSDVTDLTDRLPEIKQWATFAVGPGHGLQTKTNRMIVPVYAYASRSHSCCIGCFRTEPYALALYSDNKGETWHFGKMLKNVSLECEMAEFIDDKNQSIIYCNARTKGDHREEAVSKNNGNSFSNLSGAIKLVETVNGCHESIVSFPAQGEAEDTEGNQNQSPNKWLLFTHPSSKSKRTKLGVYLNRSPGEQNVNAWSKPWVINPGPSGYSDVAYIDDGCFACLMECGKNSEIEQIACRLFSYNEVIQGIGE; encoded by the exons ATGGGCAAACAACACTCACGCATGAGACCAAAGATAGACaggaaaactgtttttggaTCTCGTGAGAAAGAAGTGTACAGGATTCCTGCTCTTTTCTATGACAGAGACGGTCAAATCCTCATGGCCTTTGCAGAGAAGCGGAGGACTTCAAATGATAACAGCTCAGTGGCGTTGGTCATGGCAACAGGAAAGCTGGAAAAGGATGAAACCACTTTAGAAGTGAAG TGGTCCGAGATGAAACTGGTGAGCGAGGCTCAGCTTTGTGGACACCGTCCTATGAATCCCTGCCCGGTTTATGAGAAGACCAGCAAAACactctttctgtttttcatctgtgttgAGGGCACTGTCTCAGAGCAGTGGCAGAGACGTTTGGGCTGCAACAAGGCTCGTCTCTGCTACATTACAACCAAAGATGCCGGCCAAAGTTGGAGTGATGTGACTGATTTGACTGACCGACTGCCTGAAATCAAGCAATGGGCCACATTTGCTGTTGGCCCGGGTCATGGTCTTCAAACAAAGACCAATAGGATGATTGTCCCAGTTTATGCTTATGCGTCTCGCTCCCACTCATGTTGTATAGGATGTTTTCGCACTGAGCCGTATGCACTCGCCCTGTACAGTGACAATAAGGGCGAAACATGGCACTTTGGCAAGATGCTTAAAAATGTGTCACTTGAATGTGAAATGGCAGAGTTTATTGATGATAAAAACCAAAGCATTATCTACTGCAATGCCCGTACTAAGGGAGACCATCGAGAGGAAGCTGTgagtaaaaataatggaaatagTTTTTCCAACCTGAGCGGTGCTATAAAACTTGTGGAAACAGTTAATGGCTGTCATGAAAGTATAGTCTCCTTTCCAGCTCAAGGTGAAGCTGAGGATACAGAGGGAAACCAAAACCAGAGCCCAAACAAGTGGTTGCTCTTCACTCACCCAAGCAGTAAGTCCAAAAGGACTAAATTAGGAGTGTATCTGAATAGATCTCCTGGCgaacaaaatgtaaatgcatgGAGCAAACCCTGGGTCATTAACCCTGGACCCAGTGGCTACTCAGACGTGGCCTACATTGATGACGGTTGCTTTGCATGTCTTATGGAGTGTGGGAAGAACAGTGAAATTGAACAGATAGCCTGTAGGTTGTTCAGCTACAATGAGGTCATACAGGGCATTGGAGAGTAA
- the lyl1 gene encoding T-cell acute lymphocytic leukemia protein 1 homolog isoform X1 yields MMEKLNPDGPPASPPDLPRPSSSSSSSASSPSCASVEQHSPLQNKTLASSDAISSPHPPNKTGHKGHTDAPSAGSIQSPIATTTVLTSHNSDKAAAPEPIVMETEEEEVEEKRGGPKSTTACAASANGSPTLSSPPPLLPAPAKTSPCPLPPPTSTATFPSSSSPSPLPPHIPVISLGHSKPPLPLPNTPLTALHPIPNLLHGPHGDLRRSQLAGLPVASHGASGGPSAPSPGPLLPQQYLSAHPFFTSSYLGPSGGNYGVINNSRIKRRPSSHFEVEINDCPAHSDSDYVCLTGPPQKLARRVFTNSRERWRQQNVNGAFSELRKLIPTHPPDKKLSKNEILRLAVKYINFLVTLLNDQAQDKNRDSTEDEDESTAAELDRNKRNPLFQCNTPPLSHAAPPSSARPATLHRDRDSTDSVIALANSPATSSCYGDTDSEESFGAKTSLVTHGILGKVKGQIRMVAATNDER; encoded by the exons ATGATGGAGAAGCTGAACCCCGACGGTCCACCTGCCTCACCCCCTGATCTACCTcgcccttcctcctcctcctcttcctccgcctcctccccATCCTGTGCCTCCGTGGAGCAGCACAGTCCCCTCCAGAACAAAACTTTAGCGTCCTCGGATGCTATCAGCAGCCCACATCCACCTAATAAGACAGGGCACAAGGGACACACGGATGCCCCCTCTGCTGGCTCGATTCAGTCCCCCATTGCCACGACGACGGTGTTAACCAGTCACAACTCAGATAAAGCTGCTGCACCTGAGCCCATTGTcatggagacagaggaggaggaggtggaggagaagcgAGGAGGACCGAAGAGCACCACAGCTTGTGCTGCCTCTGCCAACGGGTCCCCAACTCtttcctctccacctccactcCTCCCGGCACCAGCCAAGACCTCCCCGTGTCCTCTACCACCTCCAACCTCCACTGCAACCTTCCCTTCATCTTCATcaccctctcctcttcctccacacaTTCCAGTCATCAGTCTTGGTCACAGCAAACCCCCTCTCCCACTCCCTAATACTCCTTTAACTGCCCTCCACCCAATCCCTAACCTCCTACACGGGCCACATGGGGATCTTCGCCGCAGTCAGCTGGCTGGTTTGCCTGTGGCGAGCCATGGAGCTTCTGGGGGCCCTTCAGCTCCGTCCCCAGGGCCGCTGTTGCCTCAGCAGTACCTGTCTGCACACCCCTTTTTCACCAG TTCATACCTGGGTCCCTCAGGAGGGAACTATGGTGTCATCAACAACAGCCGCATCAAGAGAAGACCCTCGTCACACTTTGAGGTGGAGATCAATGACT GCCCTGCACACTCAGACAGTGATTATGTGTGTCTAACAGGCCCTCCTCAAAAACTCGCTCGCCGTGTCTTCACCAACAGCCGCGAGCGCTGGCGGCAGCAGAACGTGAACGGGGCGTTCTCTGAGCTGAGGAAACTCATTCCCACACACCCACCCGACAAGAAGCTCAGCAAGAATGAAATCCTCCGTCTGGCTGTGAAATACATCAACTTCTTGGTCACTCTGCTCAATGACCAGGCACAGGACAAGAACAGGGACTCGACTGAGGATGAGGACGAGAGCACCGCAGCTGAATTGGACAGAAATAAACGGAACCCTCTTTTTCAGTGCAACACCCCTCCTCTGTCCCACGCCGCCCCACCATCCTCAGCCCGCCCCGCGACGctccacagagacagagactcAACTGACTCAGTCATTGCTCTGGCTAACTCCCCAGCAACATCCAGTTGCTATGGTGACACGGACAGTGAGGAGAGCTTTGGGGCTAAGACCTCTTTGGTGACCCATGGCATTCTGGGAAAGGTCAAGGGTCAGATAAGGATGGTGGCAGCAACAAATGATGAGCGGTGA
- the LOC126390038 gene encoding uncharacterized protein LOC126390038 isoform X2 produces MVLDRREDGGKCQGGDGASDDAGCTRPACYFAAGSCWPIHRDGVSCACRAGGGIWGGGAGSHPGPADLWGLLDGKNTGGIREYLQKEHPGLRQMIESCGGRCHVFNNRQRQDRDQVRELLDKVDNMVKRNGVYYMRTAQERELEKRVKERKRELMETYRAQRREPVASTHILNTETRRSVDRVDRGEEYSTILERRREERHETEESVGVRQRSNGLHSTPAPEQQSYSEPHDDRQFKRTPSFKLNADGAILSQMSEDKSTPKVVTTLHHRMNSFEERSPEASPTSSPYSPVFTSSPSSPTFTSSSTSFPRSSSPTSYPRSSSPTSYPRSSSPTSYPRSSSPTSYPRSSSPTSYPRSSSPTSFPRSSSPTSFPRSSSPTSYPRSSSPTSFLRSSSPTSFPSSSSSSSSSPELRLVLLGRSGSGKSAAGNSILGREVFESCPDSLTAVTQECEKKKSMVEGRQVAVVDTPDWYNSERAPDEVRAQISSCVALSSPGPHAFLMCVPLDQPAKTELKALEALENVFGPEAVQRHTILLFTYADKLRESGKAGSDSVEAYIAGQRGDLLKLVEKCGDRFHVMETGGGWRERRNVAELLEKVEQTVKESGGQCCSHPAFQEAETKLRQRQVQLARERRGEIVEQDRLADVKELSSERRVLYPYMQTVAEAEEEVLEDEIEKTRDEAEMSVKTMNNESLPPITRSTMSPSLLRSIMEKMESSAKMLPKLLADSSVWVGEGAKKVKDSPVWGTVGTRAKNVQKIVADSPVWGKVGAGAGHVSKLVGDRVPKSVVDGSAWVGSGAKAAAASPVWGKVGSGAKSGAKIVAENSMRVGSGIGAGAKNLAQSPVWGKVGSGAKTGAKMMADGSVRLGAGIGAGAKKVAQSPVWGQIGSGAKSGAKMVAESPMWEKIGNTAKQVPKVVIGGAVLGLVLGVLLGGVIGGAIGAAAGSAVTEVGRRKFSNKDTLEKTDEAAKNVARTVNDSIDSLVKQGEKVLKSE; encoded by the exons GAATACCTGCAGAAAGAACACCCAGGCCTGAGGCAGATGATTGAGAGCTGTGGGGGAAGGTGCCATGTCTTCAATAATCGTCAGCGTCAGGACAGGGATCAAGTCCGGGAGCTGCTGGATAAG GTGGACAACATGGTGAAGAGAAATGGGGTATACTATATGAGAACAGCCCAGGAGAGAGAGCTGGAGAAacgagtgaaagagagaaagcgGGAACTTATGGAAACATACAGAGCTCAGAGAAGAGAGCCCGTCGCTTCAACACACATCTTAAACACAGAAACACGAAGGAGTGTGGATCGTGTGGATAGAGGAGAGGAGTACAGCACCAtcttggagaggaggagagaagagaggcatGAAACAGAGGAAAGTGTGGGTGTGAGGCAAAGATCTAACGGGCTTCATTCAACTCCAGCACCAGAGCAACAGTCCTATTCAGAGCCGCATGATGACAGACAGTTCAAGAGGACTCCCAGTTTCAAATTAAATGCAG ATGGAGCTATACTCTCTCAAATGTCTGAGGATAAATCAACTCCCAAAGTGGTCACTACTT TACACCACAGAATGAACAGCTTTGAAGAGAGATCCCCTGAGGCATCTCCGACCTCCTCTCCTTATTCACCTGTCTTTACCTCTTCCCCCTCCTCGCCAACCTTTACCTCCTCTTCCACCTCATTCCCCAGATCCTCCTCTCCCACTTCATACCCCAGATCCTCCTCTCCCACTTCATACCCCAGATCCTCCTCTCCCACTTCATACCCCAGATCCTCCTCTCCCACCTCATACCCCAGATCCTCCTCTCCCACCTCATACCCCAGATCCTCTTCTCCCACCTCATTCCCCAGATCCTCCTCTCCAACCTCATTCCCCAGATCCTCTTCTCCCACCTCATACCCCAGATCCTCCTCTCCAACCTCATTCCTCAGATCCTCCTCTCCAACCTCATTCCCCTCGtcctcctcatcttcttcatcctctccgGAGCTGCGTCTGGTGCTGCTTGGGCGATCTGGATCAGGGAAGAGTGCAGCTGGCAACAGCATACTGGGGCGGGAGGTGTTTGAGTCATGCCCGGATAGCCTCACAGCGGTCACTCAGGAGTGTGAGAAAAAGAAATCCATGGTTGAGGGAAGACAG GTGGCAGTAGTGGACACCCCAGACTGGTACAATTCAGAGCGAGCTCCAGATGAGGTGCGAGCTCAGATCTCCTCCTGTGTTGCTTTGTCCAGCCCCGGCCCTCATGCCTTCCTCATGTGTGTCCCCTTAGACCAGCCTGCAAAGACCGAACTGAAGGCTCTCGAGGCACTTGAGAATGTTTTTGGCCCAGAGGCGGTCCAGAGACACACTATTCTCCTCTTTACTTACGCAGATAAACTGAGGGAGAGTGGGAAGGCAGGCAGTGACAGCGTGGAGGCATATATTGCTGGTCAGCGGGGGGATTTGTTAAAGCTCGTGGAGAAATGCGGGGACAGGTTTCATGTGATGGAGACGGGAGGAGgttggagggagaggaggaacgTGGCAGAGCTGCTAGAGAAGGTGGagcagacagtgaaggaaagTGGAGGACAGTGTTGTTCTCATCCTGCTTTTCAAGAGGCAGAGACCAAATTGAGGCAGAGACAGGTGCAGCTAGCAAGGGAGAGAAGGGGAGAAATAGTGGAGCAAGACAGACTGGCAGACGTTAAAGAGCTCAGCTCTGAAAGGCGGGTTCTCTATCCATATATGCAGACTGTGGctgaggcagaggaggaagtgttAGAGGATGAGATTGAGAAAACAAGGGATGAGGCAGAGATGAgtgtaaaaacaatgaataatgaGAGCCTTCCTCCTATTACACGTTCCACCATGTCCCCTTCACTTCTTCGTTCCATTATGGAGAAAATGGAGTCCAGTGCAAAGATGTTGCCCAAACTTTTGGCAGATAGCTCTGTGTGGGTTGGTGAGGGAGCAAAGAAGGTGAAAGATAGTCCGGTGTGGGGGACAGTCGGCACTAGAGCAAAAAATGTCCAGAAGATTGTGGCTGATAGTCCTGTGTGGGGGAAGGTGGGAGCTGGTGCTGGACATGTGTCCAAACTAGTAGGAGATAGAGTTCCCAAGTCAGTGGTGGATGGTTCTGCATGGGTGGGATCTGGAGCAAAGGCAGCAGCAGCTAGTCCAGTTTGGGGAAAAGTTGGTTCAGGGGCCAAATCAGGGGCCAAAATAGTGGCGGAAAACTCCATGCGTGTCGGATCTGGGATTGGAGCCGGGGCAAAGAATTTGGCGCAGAGTCCTGTGTGGGGAAAAGTAGGATCTGGGGCCAAAACTGGAGCTAAAATGATGGCTGACGGCTCTGTGCGACTTGGAGCTGGAATTGGTGCTGGTGCAAAGAAGGTGGCGCAGAGTCCAGTGTGGGGGCAGATTGGCTCTGGGGCAAAATCAGGGGCCAAAATGGTGGCTGAGAGCCCAATGTGGGAGAAAATTGGGAATACTGCTAAACAGGTGCCCAAGGTAGTCATAGGGGGCGCAGTGCTGGGTCTGGTGCTTGGTGTGCTTTTGGGGGGGGTGATTGGCGGAGCTATCGGGGCAGCTGCTGGATCTGCGGTAACTGAGGTGGGCAGACGAAAATTCAGCAACAAAGACACTTTAGAAAAGACGGATGAAGCTGCAAAAAATGTGGCGAGAACAGTGAATGATAGCATTGACTCTCTGGTAAAGCAAGGAGAGAAAGTATTGAAAAGTGAATGA